Below is a window of Candidatus Viadribacter manganicus DNA.
TGCAGACGTACATCCCGCACTTCTCTGTGAGCAAAGACATTTCCGGCGACTGCGAACCAGACGCAAAGAATTCATACCCTCTCGCGACCGCTCCTGCAAGTCATTCGCAGCATTTATAGTGCCTCATCGGCGCCCCTAGCGGTTTGATTTTGGTCAATTTGCCTGCGCGGACGGGACGTTAACCCAGCACCTTCGCCATGGCCGCGAGCCCGGCTTCCATCGAGGCTGTCTGCGTGCCGGCCATTGCGTCGGGCAGGAAGTCCACCGTCCAGACGAACCGGCAGCCATCGCCGTCTTCAAGCACCTGCGCCGTAGCGCTGTAGTGCTGGATCCTCGGGTGATCGAGGATGGCGTAAACCAAGCGCCGCTCGGCATCGTCAGAGCTCACCAGCCACTCACGGACTTCCGTGCCGTTCGCAAACATCACCATTCGCGCGCCGGACGGCTCCATCTTCGTCGCCGTCACGAAGCCCGGCGCCATCTCGTGCACCGCCTCGAATCTGCGCAGCAGCGCCCAGACCTCATCCGCCAAACGCGCGCTCCGAAACTGTTTTCTGACCGTCGCCATGAGCATCTCCTCTGACGCGCATCTGGCCAGAACCGGACACGTCTGTCTCGCCGTTTCCGGACCGCTTCATGTTCACAAGCGCCGCCGGTCAAGCTGGCGGGCAATCCGCGCTTCGAGCCGGCTGGTCGCATCGAGCAAACGCTGCGCCGTAGATTCGTTCACCGCCGCGACATGGGCACGCCAGGTCAATTGCGTCACCACAGGGGCCCACGACGGCGCGCTGGGCGCATTCGCAAGCATGAGGCTTTGAGGCTGAAACAACGGCCCCGCATAAACTTCATCGCGAAACGCACCTGTCGTACGCCCGCGCTCAAGGAGCGCCATTCCCATCAATTGATCGTCCCACGCGCGCGCCGGAAGCCCTGAGTTCCGCATAAATGGGACGAACGCCTCATCAACAAAGTAAATGTTGTTCTTGTCAATCACCGCCTCGAGCCGGCGCGTGTAGAAAAAGTACGAAATGATCTCGGCGCGCAACGCCGCGTCGGAAATGATCTCGAGATTGCCGGAGCTTTGAAGGTCAACGAACGTCGGGCTTTCCGTTCTCAATGTCCGGCGCTGGGTGAGCGCTGACAGCGCCACACCGATCCTACGGCTGCGTTCGGCAGTTCTGTCGTTCTCGATCAAATAGAAGACTTTGCCAGCAAGCCGTCCTTGAAACTGCTCGAACTCAATCTGATCGCGCACCTCCCCTTCAATGCGCTGCAAATCCCCCCGCAACTGCGAGAGGTACGCCGACTCCGCTCTCCGGCTTGCCGCCGCCTCGTTCCAATTGCTGACCTGAATACCCAAAAACACGCCGAGCACGACGATCAGAAAATCGATCCCGATCGCGGTCCATTCCTGCTTGCGCAGATGCGCGATGATGCGGCGGAGGATCATGGCGCGCCAATGTCCGCGTTGATCGCGGCCACGGCATTCGCCGCGCTCTCACGGGCGCGCGGATACTCCTGCTGCGCAAAGATGTTCTGCCCAATCCAGAATCTGAGGTCGTCCGCGATCTGATCGTCGGCGCGAATGGCCCGGAGGACG
It encodes the following:
- a CDS encoding SRPBCC family protein, producing MATVRKQFRSARLADEVWALLRRFEAVHEMAPGFVTATKMEPSGARMVMFANGTEVREWLVSSDDAERRLVYAILDHPRIQHYSATAQVLEDGDGCRFVWTVDFLPDAMAGTQTASMEAGLAAMAKVLG